From Excalfactoria chinensis isolate bCotChi1 chromosome 4, bCotChi1.hap2, whole genome shotgun sequence, one genomic window encodes:
- the RCHY1 gene encoding RING finger and CHY zinc finger domain-containing protein 1, which translates to MAAVGEERREPERDGGCEHYRRGCLLRAPCCGKLYPCRLCHDGAEEHRLDRFRVAEVQCTRCRLLQKAQQRCEGCGSLFGEYYCDVCHLFDRDKKQYHCDQCGICRIGPKEDFFHCSKCNLCLSLSLQGKHKCIENVSRQDCPICLEDIHTSRVEARVLPCGHLLHKTCYEEMLKDGYRCPLCMHSALDMRRYWRQLDDEVAQTPMPTEYQNMMVEILCNDCNSRSTVQFHLLGMKCTNCESYNTAQDGKSKQPME; encoded by the exons ATGGCGGCCGTCGGGGAGGAGCGGCGGGAGCCGGAGCGGGACGGGGGCTGCGAGCACTACCGGCGGGGCTGCCTGCTGCGG GCGCCGTGCTGCGGGAAGCTGTACCCCTGCCGGCTGTGCCACGACGGCGCCGAGGAGCACCGCCTGGACCGCTTCCGCGTGGCCGAGGTGCAGTGCACGCGCTGCCGCCTCCTGCAGAAG GCCCAGCAGCGCTGCGAAGGCTGCGGCAGCCTCTTCGGGGAGTACTACTGCGACGTGTGCCACCTCTTCGACCGCGACAAGAAGCAGTACCACTGCGACCAGTGCGGCATCTGCAG GATCGGCCCCAAGGAGGACTTCTTCCACTGCTCCAAATGCAACTTGTGCCTGAGCCTGAGCCTGCAGGGAAAGCACAAG TGCATTGAAAACGTCTCCAGGCAGGATTGCCCCATATGCTTAGAG GACATTCACACATCCCGTGTTGAAGCTCGTGTCCTGCCATGCGGTCACCTTCTTCACAA aacaTGTTATGAAGAGATGTTAAAAGA TGGCTACAGGTGTCCTTTGTGCATGCACTCCGCTTTAGATATGAGAAGGTACTGGCGTCAGCTGGACGATGAAGTAGCACAGACTCCTATGCCCACCGAGTATCAAAACATGATGGTGGAG ATCCTTTGTAATGATTGCAATTCCCGGTCTACAGTGCAATTCCATCTCCTAGGCATGAAGTGTACAAACTGTGAGTCGTACAATACTGCCCAAGATGGAAAATCCAAGCAGCCCATGGAGTAG